The Terriglobus sp. RCC_193 genome contains a region encoding:
- the bamD gene encoding outer membrane protein assembly factor BamD encodes MVSLFGKTALPRSFFIRRGVAVALLMGGIAASACAQQSLPPGTTSATPDDQTPTAVLSNNSGKKTRKSTEEKKDDKVVKSKDTVKSEKARKQQMKVNPLGDVKSSQPDKLLYDKAMVAINKGRFEVARLDLQTLLSTYPDSEYQMRSKLAFADSWYREGGSAALAQAETEYHDFIIFFPNAPEAAEAQMRIGDIYFKQMDRPDRDYTKGIHAQEEYRTMLAQYPDSSLIPEAKQHLREVQEVLAQREHSIGEFYATHENWVASIARLQTVVDSYPLYSHIDQVLISLGDAYEAQSRFIRTLQLPEDAKARLLRTYDDQAAAAYTRVATQYAASPHVEDARDRLDAMNRPIPEPTPEQLAASQALEDSRQTYTLANRAKGLIFRGPDTVQTARIGDPTLSDPKATVAPEVARRSEAAYKAALDPKATMPAVGKNAPAASEAPAADAPAAGTTAGAGSAPASLQDIPATDSVAPTSAGSSFTDTPTGVATPTSTGGSRSTGVTILSPGATDSTGNSSTPPPAGSVPAGTISGVGPRSNTELPAVEKAADAPETVNDVAGQKTPAGQAPVLDKNGKPKKVKPQIDKDEESSSTQKKKKGLKKLNPF; translated from the coding sequence ATGGTTTCACTCTTCGGGAAGACGGCACTGCCGCGTTCCTTCTTCATTCGCCGTGGCGTTGCGGTCGCTCTTTTGATGGGCGGTATCGCGGCTTCCGCATGCGCGCAGCAGTCGCTTCCTCCGGGAACCACCTCCGCCACACCCGACGACCAGACGCCCACCGCCGTCCTCAGCAATAACTCCGGCAAGAAGACGCGTAAGTCCACGGAAGAGAAGAAGGACGACAAGGTCGTCAAGTCAAAGGACACCGTCAAGAGCGAGAAGGCCCGCAAGCAGCAGATGAAGGTGAATCCGCTGGGCGACGTCAAGAGCTCGCAGCCGGACAAGCTGCTGTATGACAAGGCGATGGTCGCCATCAACAAGGGCCGCTTCGAAGTCGCCCGCCTTGATCTGCAGACGCTGCTCTCCACCTATCCGGATTCTGAATACCAGATGCGTTCCAAGCTGGCGTTCGCCGACAGCTGGTATCGCGAAGGCGGCAGCGCCGCGCTGGCACAGGCTGAAACCGAATACCACGACTTCATCATCTTCTTCCCGAATGCACCGGAAGCCGCGGAAGCGCAGATGCGCATCGGCGACATCTACTTCAAGCAGATGGACCGCCCCGACCGCGACTATACCAAGGGCATCCACGCGCAGGAAGAGTACCGCACCATGCTCGCGCAGTACCCGGATTCCTCGCTGATTCCGGAGGCCAAGCAGCATCTGCGTGAAGTGCAGGAAGTGCTTGCCCAGCGCGAACATTCCATCGGCGAGTTCTACGCCACCCACGAGAACTGGGTCGCAAGCATTGCACGTCTGCAGACCGTGGTCGACAGCTATCCGCTTTACAGCCACATTGACCAGGTGCTCATCAGCCTGGGCGATGCCTACGAAGCGCAGTCGCGCTTCATCCGCACACTGCAACTGCCGGAAGACGCAAAGGCACGCCTGCTGAGGACCTATGACGATCAGGCTGCTGCTGCTTACACTCGCGTGGCCACGCAGTACGCTGCATCGCCCCACGTGGAGGATGCGCGCGACCGTCTGGACGCCATGAACCGGCCCATTCCGGAGCCCACGCCGGAGCAGCTTGCTGCCAGCCAGGCACTGGAAGACAGCCGTCAGACATACACGCTGGCCAATCGCGCCAAGGGCCTGATCTTCCGCGGACCGGACACCGTGCAGACCGCCCGTATCGGTGATCCCACGTTGTCTGACCCCAAGGCGACGGTTGCGCCGGAAGTGGCCCGTCGCAGCGAAGCCGCTTACAAGGCCGCACTCGATCCTAAGGCCACCATGCCAGCCGTTGGCAAGAATGCTCCTGCGGCCAGTGAAGCTCCTGCTGCCGATGCTCCCGCTGCCGGAACTACCGCTGGAGCCGGAAGCGCGCCTGCCTCGTTGCAGGACATTCCTGCTACAGACAGCGTTGCACCCACCTCTGCCGGTAGCAGCTTTACCGATACCCCGACGGGCGTTGCCACACCGACCTCCACCGGCGGCAGCCGCAGCACCGGCGTGACTATCCTCTCGCCCGGAGCCACGGACAGCACTGGCAACTCCTCCACACCGCCGCCCGCTGGCAGCGTCCCGGCTGGCACCATCTCCGGTGTAGGCCCACGGAGCAACACAGAACTGCCCGCAGTGGAAAAGGCCGCGGATGCGCCGGAGACCGTGAACGACGTCGCCGGACAGAAGACACCCGCTGGTCAGGCTCCTGTACTGGATAAGAACGGCAAGCCCAAGAAGGTGAAGCCGCAGATCGATAAGGACGAAGAGTCCTCCAGCACGCAGAAGAAAAAGAAGGGTCTCAAGAAGCTCAACCCCTTCTAA
- a CDS encoding inorganic diphosphatase, which yields MSSLADPTGLKPIDKKEGLVQVIIETPAASRNKFAFDPDRKIFALKKVLPAGMTFPYDFGFLPRTKAGDGDPIDVLLLMDVPAYPGISVMARLIGVIEGEQIDGKKKIRNDRLVAVAEANHMYANVKKLNDLPRKWITELEVFFVNYHNLEGKKFRLLGTKGADTAMKLIRQAEKAVKG from the coding sequence GTGAGTTCTCTGGCAGATCCAACCGGCTTAAAGCCGATCGACAAAAAAGAGGGTCTGGTTCAGGTCATCATTGAAACGCCCGCAGCAAGTCGCAATAAGTTCGCCTTCGATCCAGATCGGAAAATCTTCGCGCTGAAGAAAGTTCTCCCAGCTGGCATGACCTTCCCCTATGACTTCGGATTTCTGCCACGGACAAAGGCCGGCGATGGCGATCCCATTGATGTCCTGCTCCTGATGGATGTGCCTGCCTATCCCGGTATCTCGGTAATGGCGCGCCTCATCGGCGTCATCGAAGGGGAGCAGATCGATGGTAAGAAGAAGATTCGCAATGATCGCCTGGTCGCCGTCGCAGAGGCGAATCACATGTACGCGAACGTGAAGAAGCTGAACGACCTTCCGCGCAAGTGGATCACTGAGTTGGAGGTGTTCTTCGTGAACTACCACAATCTGGAAGGCAAGAAGTTCAGGCTTCTTGGCACAAAGGGCGCAGACACCGCCATGAAACTCATTCGGCAGGCGGAAAAGGCAGTGAAGGGGTAA
- a CDS encoding esterase, whose amino-acid sequence MRPLSLFAAACFAVLPLAHAQTASSPASAQGMVAPPQIISPDVATDGTVTFRVEAPNAKKVTVTVEGMAKAVDMQQNQNNGVWEATVGPLRADYYGYTFAIDGKRTLDPRNADIRPNLISPTTVVHIPGATPLPWEMQDIPHGEVTHIYYRSKLVTPSADDDGYRSIWVYTPPGYDAKRKEKYPVLYLNHGYSDDSNGWTQAGQANLIMDSLLHDGKIKPMVVVMPLGYGTMSIVHAGWNRVGSMIWKNQQLYADQLLHEVIPMAEARYNIAKDRNHRAIAGLSMGGGHSIYTGLNHPETFAYVGAFSSAVISPAFEANGWRPAVDGAELDKGFDAIVPNAKTQQPVKLFWMSCGTEDSLMPANRAFGKWAKTNIKGDVQTRETPGMHTWMVWRDDLVDFTPLLFR is encoded by the coding sequence ATGCGACCCCTAAGCCTGTTCGCCGCCGCCTGTTTTGCTGTTCTACCTCTTGCCCATGCACAGACCGCGTCCTCTCCCGCCTCCGCGCAGGGCATGGTCGCTCCACCGCAGATCATCTCGCCTGATGTTGCGACCGACGGCACGGTGACCTTCCGCGTCGAAGCGCCCAACGCGAAAAAGGTCACGGTCACGGTAGAAGGCATGGCCAAGGCCGTGGACATGCAGCAGAACCAGAACAACGGCGTATGGGAGGCCACCGTCGGCCCACTGCGCGCCGATTACTACGGCTACACCTTCGCCATTGACGGCAAACGCACACTCGATCCGCGCAACGCGGACATCCGCCCCAACCTCATCAGCCCCACCACCGTCGTCCACATCCCCGGAGCCACGCCGCTCCCGTGGGAGATGCAGGACATCCCGCACGGCGAAGTCACACACATCTACTACCGCTCAAAGCTTGTTACTCCCAGCGCGGACGACGACGGCTACCGCAGCATCTGGGTCTACACACCGCCGGGTTACGACGCCAAACGCAAAGAGAAGTACCCCGTCCTCTATCTGAACCACGGCTACTCCGACGACTCCAACGGATGGACGCAGGCAGGCCAGGCGAACCTCATCATGGACTCGCTTCTGCATGACGGCAAGATCAAGCCGATGGTCGTCGTTATGCCGCTGGGCTATGGCACCATGTCCATCGTGCACGCGGGGTGGAACCGCGTCGGCAGCATGATCTGGAAGAACCAGCAGCTTTATGCCGACCAGCTTCTGCATGAGGTCATCCCCATGGCCGAAGCGCGTTACAACATCGCAAAAGATCGCAATCACCGCGCAATTGCAGGATTGTCGATGGGCGGTGGCCACAGCATCTACACCGGCCTCAACCACCCGGAGACCTTCGCATATGTTGGGGCTTTCTCCTCGGCCGTCATCTCACCCGCTTTTGAAGCGAACGGCTGGCGTCCCGCAGTGGATGGTGCGGAACTCGACAAGGGATTCGATGCGATTGTCCCGAATGCGAAGACGCAGCAGCCGGTAAAACTCTTCTGGATGAGCTGCGGCACGGAAGACTCGCTCATGCCCGCCAACCGCGCCTTCGGCAAGTGGGCGAAGACAAACATCAAGGGCGATGTGCAGACCCGCGAAACCCCCGGCATGCACACCTGGATGGTCTGGCGCGATGACCTGGTGGACTTCACTCCATTGCTGTTCCGCTAG